From Rhodoferax sp. AJA081-3, the proteins below share one genomic window:
- a CDS encoding Bro-N domain-containing protein: MKILPTDFDGQSIRRVFDEDTETWWFSVVDVVQVLTQQPDYQTARKYWNKLKERLGKEGSESVTNCHRLKLPAADGKNYLTDVATAETLLRLVQSVPSPKAEPIKLWLAKVGYERMQEMADPALSLERARQTWQQHGRSDKWIQQRMTGQETRNKLTDYWREHDIKAGQQFAILTNIIHQEWSGVSVKDHKAIKSLGSHNLRDHMTEAELIFTALAELSTRQIAETTDATGMADNTTAAKAGGGIAKQARKQLESRTGKSVVSGQNYLAPQAEHTPKVTRKK; the protein is encoded by the coding sequence ATGAAGATTTTGCCGACCGACTTTGATGGCCAGTCCATCCGCCGGGTGTTTGATGAAGACACCGAGACGTGGTGGTTCTCGGTGGTGGACGTGGTGCAGGTGCTGACGCAGCAGCCGGACTACCAGACGGCCCGCAAATACTGGAACAAGTTGAAGGAGCGGCTAGGCAAGGAGGGCAGTGAGTCGGTGACAAACTGTCACCGACTGAAATTGCCCGCTGCCGACGGTAAAAACTACCTCACCGATGTAGCCACCGCCGAAACCCTGTTGCGACTGGTCCAATCCGTCCCCAGCCCCAAAGCCGAGCCCATCAAACTCTGGCTTGCCAAAGTGGGCTACGAGCGCATGCAAGAAATGGCCGACCCCGCCCTATCACTCGAACGCGCCCGCCAGACCTGGCAGCAGCATGGCCGCAGCGACAAGTGGATCCAGCAGCGCATGACTGGGCAAGAAACCCGCAACAAACTCACCGACTACTGGCGCGAGCACGATATCAAGGCCGGCCAGCAGTTCGCCATCCTCACCAACATCATCCACCAGGAATGGAGCGGCGTCAGTGTCAAAGACCACAAGGCGATCAAAAGCCTGGGCAGCCACAACCTGCGCGACCACATGACCGAGGCCGAACTCATCTTCACCGCGCTGGCCGAGTTGTCGACCCGCCAGATAGCCGAGACCACCGACGCTACCGGCATGGCAGACAACACCACGGCTGCCAAGGCGGGCGGCGGCATTGCCAAGCAGGCGCGCAAGCAACTGGAGAGTCGCACAGGCAAATCCGTGGTGTCTGGCCAAAACTACCTCGCACCCCAAGCGGAACACACGCCAAAAGTGACGCGAAAGAAGTAA
- a CDS encoding alpha-ketoglutarate-dependent dioxygenase AlkB, with protein MPLDLFEDPPPDTEALREPLAPGAVLMRGFARDGDVELLQAVESVMAQSPPRHWQTPGGGTMSVATTRCGFKPWPAMPDCLMDLALRAATEAGYPQFVPDACLINHYAPGAKLGLHQDKYETDWSAPIVSLSLGLPAVFLFGGFARSDRTQRYRLVHGDVVVWGGPSRLCFHGVLPVADGTHALVGRRRLNVTFRKVV; from the coding sequence ATCCCTCTGGACCTCTTCGAAGACCCGCCGCCCGACACCGAGGCCCTGCGCGAGCCCCTCGCGCCCGGCGCGGTGCTGATGCGCGGCTTTGCGCGGGATGGGGACGTGGAACTGCTGCAGGCCGTGGAATCCGTCATGGCCCAATCGCCGCCGCGGCACTGGCAGACGCCGGGCGGTGGCACCATGTCCGTGGCGACCACGCGCTGTGGATTCAAGCCCTGGCCCGCCATGCCGGATTGCCTGATGGATTTGGCGCTTCGCGCTGCTACTGAGGCCGGTTACCCCCAATTTGTGCCGGACGCCTGCCTGATCAACCACTACGCTCCCGGCGCCAAGCTTGGCTTGCACCAGGACAAATACGAGACCGACTGGAGTGCACCCATCGTCTCGCTGTCGCTGGGCTTGCCGGCCGTGTTTCTGTTTGGTGGTTTTGCGCGCAGCGACCGTACACAGCGCTACCGGCTGGTGCATGGTGATGTGGTGGTGTGGGGTGGGCCGTCGCGGCTGTGCTTTCATGGCGTGTTGCCGGTGGCGGATGGTACCCACGCGCTGGTGGGGCGCAGGCGGCTCAATGTGACCTTTCGCAAGGTGGTTTGA
- a CDS encoding class I SAM-dependent methyltransferase yields the protein MQSADKNLFDEAYYERYYFNKKTSVADPEHVQRLGAFVCSYLQFIRVPVRRVLDVGCGIGLWRDVIKRHYPHAEFHGVEFSEYLCGRFGWERGSVVDYTANKPFDLVICQGVLPYLSAADAKRAMHNLGRLSCGALYVEAVAREDFEQDIVDDTLTDPRLFKHRAQLYRQGLADGFIELGGGVWLSRKADLPVFALERASER from the coding sequence GTGCAATCTGCGGATAAAAATTTGTTTGACGAGGCGTACTACGAGCGCTACTACTTCAACAAGAAGACCAGCGTGGCCGACCCCGAGCATGTGCAGCGCCTGGGCGCCTTTGTGTGCAGCTACCTGCAATTCATCCGTGTGCCGGTGCGCCGCGTGCTGGATGTGGGCTGTGGCATAGGCCTGTGGCGTGATGTGATCAAACGCCACTACCCACATGCCGAGTTTCACGGCGTGGAGTTCAGCGAGTATTTGTGTGGCCGCTTCGGCTGGGAGCGCGGCTCGGTGGTGGACTACACCGCCAACAAACCGTTCGACCTGGTCATCTGCCAGGGCGTGCTGCCCTACCTGAGTGCGGCCGATGCCAAGCGGGCCATGCACAACCTGGGCCGCTTAAGCTGCGGCGCGCTGTATGTGGAAGCCGTGGCGCGTGAAGACTTTGAACAGGACATCGTGGACGACACGCTGACCGACCCGCGCCTGTTCAAACACCGCGCCCAACTGTACCGCCAAGGTCTGGCCGATGGGTTTATCGAATTGGGCGGCGGCGTCTGGCTGAGCCGCAAGGCAGACCTGCCGGTGTTTGCGCTGGAGCGGGCCAGCGAGCGTTAA
- a CDS encoding pirin family protein: protein MTTPQLLTAHEKDLGGGFVVRRLLPAGQRQAVGPFIFFDHFGPVTITPADNHDVRPHPHIGLATLTYLFDGVILHRDNVGYTQRIEPGAINWMTAGSGIVHSERKPEAERNVTYVNHGLQLWLALPESEQEIKASFTHTPADAIPEVRDGAAQVRVLVGQALGAESPVATLSPTLYLDVQLPAGCSWTLPMLAEEQAVYGVQGGLQIDAEALAPHTMAVLSETALLTAGPEGARLVVVGGQPLGRRFIYWNFVSTNKERIEQAGRDWTAGDASAGMGQVPGETERIPLPERTRPA from the coding sequence ATGACAACACCGCAGTTACTCACCGCACATGAAAAGGACCTGGGCGGCGGTTTTGTGGTGCGCCGTCTGCTGCCTGCGGGCCAGCGCCAGGCGGTGGGACCGTTCATCTTCTTCGACCACTTTGGCCCGGTCACCATCACCCCGGCCGACAACCACGACGTGCGCCCCCACCCCCACATCGGCCTGGCCACGCTGACCTATCTGTTTGACGGTGTGATCCTGCACCGCGACAACGTTGGTTACACGCAGCGCATAGAGCCCGGCGCCATCAACTGGATGACAGCGGGCAGCGGCATCGTGCACTCCGAGCGCAAGCCCGAGGCCGAGCGCAACGTCACATATGTCAACCACGGCCTGCAGCTGTGGCTGGCGCTGCCGGAGTCTGAACAAGAGATCAAGGCCAGCTTCACCCACACGCCCGCCGATGCGATACCCGAGGTGCGTGACGGCGCGGCGCAGGTACGGGTGCTGGTGGGCCAGGCGCTAGGCGCCGAGTCGCCCGTGGCCACCCTGTCACCCACGCTGTACCTGGATGTGCAGTTGCCCGCGGGCTGCAGCTGGACGCTGCCCATGTTGGCCGAAGAGCAGGCCGTGTATGGGGTGCAGGGTGGTCTGCAAATCGACGCAGAAGCCTTGGCGCCGCACACGATGGCGGTGCTGTCAGAAACAGCCCTGCTGACTGCCGGCCCAGAGGGTGCGCGCCTGGTGGTGGTGGGCGGCCAGCCCCTGGGGCGGCGGTTTATTTACTGGAATTTTGTGTCCACCAACAAGGAGCGTATCGAGCAGGCCGGGCGCGACTGGACGGCGGGCGACGCCAGCGCGGGCATGGGCCAGGTGCCGGGCGAGACGGAGCGGATTCCCTTGCCCGAGCGCACACGCCCTGCGTGA
- a CDS encoding OsmC family protein, giving the protein MTIYLQRKPGAPLASTVNIRNHQFISDAPIADGGGDEGPSPHELYDAALGACKAVSLMWFAKKKGIAVDDIHTEVTSDDSQERAGVYKIHTKVVISGTFSDAEFAQLTAVAEKCPVHKLMTAVTTEVTTTVERAAP; this is encoded by the coding sequence ATGACCATCTACCTCCAACGCAAACCCGGCGCCCCATTGGCCAGCACGGTCAACATCCGCAACCACCAGTTCATCAGCGACGCCCCCATCGCCGACGGCGGCGGTGACGAAGGCCCCAGCCCGCACGAGCTGTACGACGCGGCCCTGGGCGCCTGTAAGGCGGTGAGCCTGATGTGGTTTGCCAAGAAGAAGGGCATTGCGGTGGACGACATCCATACCGAGGTGACCAGCGACGACAGCCAGGAGCGCGCGGGGGTCTACAAGATACACACCAAGGTGGTCATCAGCGGCACGTTTAGCGATGCCGAATTTGCCCAACTGACCGCCGTGGCCGAGAAATGCCCCGTGCACAAGCTGATGACCGCGGTGACCACCGAGGTCACCACCACCGTGGAGCGTGCTGCGCCATGA
- a CDS encoding tRNA-uridine aminocarboxypropyltransferase: protein MNRPLPTPPAPALPPHAVSRLRTARLARASKPFRARGGSDVPRCAGCRLVVSHCLCAVRPVVGTRAGVCLIMADIEALKPSNTGWLIADVVADTFAFGWARTAVDPALLTLLADPQWQPYVVFPGEFVAAERVVTDVEPVPGKRPLFILLDATWPEARKMFRKSPYLDKLPVLSLASDQISRYKLRRSRRDDHFCTSEVAALCLDLAGEPHAAQTLEAYLDVFTHHYLRAKSQLPVQWEGKAHLQLRGLAHSS, encoded by the coding sequence TTGAACCGTCCGTTGCCCACTCCCCCCGCACCAGCCTTGCCCCCACACGCGGTGTCACGCCTGCGCACCGCCCGCCTGGCTCGCGCCTCCAAGCCTTTCCGCGCCCGCGGCGGGTCGGACGTGCCGCGCTGCGCGGGCTGCCGCTTGGTAGTAAGCCATTGCCTGTGTGCCGTGCGCCCGGTGGTGGGCACCCGCGCCGGTGTGTGCCTGATCATGGCCGACATCGAAGCACTCAAGCCCAGCAACACGGGCTGGCTGATTGCCGATGTGGTGGCCGACACCTTTGCCTTTGGCTGGGCACGCACAGCGGTAGACCCTGCCCTGCTTACGCTGCTGGCCGATCCGCAGTGGCAGCCGTATGTGGTGTTCCCCGGGGAGTTTGTGGCGGCTGAGCGCGTGGTAACGGATGTTGAGCCGGTGCCCGGCAAGCGACCACTGTTCATACTGCTGGATGCCACCTGGCCCGAGGCGCGCAAGATGTTCCGCAAAAGCCCGTACCTGGACAAGCTGCCGGTGTTGAGCCTGGCCTCGGACCAGATCTCCCGCTACAAGCTGCGCCGCTCGCGGCGTGACGACCACTTTTGCACCAGCGAGGTGGCGGCCCTGTGCCTGGACCTGGCGGGCGAGCCCCATGCGGCACAAACGCTGGAAGCCTATCTGGATGTATTCACCCACCACTACCTGCGGGCCAAGAGCCAGTTGCCGGTGCAGTGGGAGGGGAAGGCGCATCTGCAGTTACGGGGCTTGGCCCATAGCAGTTGA
- a CDS encoding dienelactone hydrolase family protein has protein sequence MGTMVNFTRPDGKAVQGYLAEPATRNAPAIVVIQEWWGLNDQIKGVADRLAAAGFQALVPDLYRGKATVEQEEAHHLMTGLDFGDAAGQDIRGAVQFLKGRAPKVGLTGFCMGGALTLLGATQSPELDAATVWYGCPPLDYIDASKIKIPLLGHWATQDEFFKIEIVAGLEEKLSAAGVGFEFHRYQAHHGFANETAVGPGRIAATQYDAVWAQQAWDRTLRFFGKHLG, from the coding sequence ATGGGAACCATGGTGAATTTCACACGCCCGGACGGCAAAGCCGTGCAGGGCTACCTGGCCGAGCCGGCCACCCGCAACGCACCTGCCATCGTTGTCATCCAGGAGTGGTGGGGCCTGAACGACCAGATCAAGGGCGTGGCAGACCGCCTGGCTGCTGCCGGCTTCCAGGCCCTGGTGCCCGACCTGTACCGCGGTAAAGCAACGGTAGAACAGGAAGAAGCCCACCACCTCATGACCGGCCTGGACTTTGGCGACGCCGCTGGCCAGGACATCCGCGGAGCGGTGCAGTTTCTCAAGGGCCGCGCGCCCAAGGTGGGCCTGACCGGCTTTTGCATGGGTGGTGCGCTTACCCTGCTGGGCGCCACCCAGTCGCCCGAGTTGGACGCAGCCACCGTCTGGTACGGCTGCCCACCGTTGGACTACATCGACGCCAGCAAGATCAAGATACCCCTGTTAGGCCACTGGGCCACGCAGGACGAGTTTTTCAAGATAGAAATCGTGGCTGGCTTGGAAGAAAAGCTAAGTGCCGCGGGTGTGGGCTTTGAGTTCCACCGCTACCAGGCCCACCACGGCTTTGCGAATGAGACCGCCGTAGGCCCCGGCCGCATTGCCGCCACGCAATACGACGCGGTGTGGGCCCAGCAAGCCTGGGACCGCACGCTGCGCTTCTTTGGCAAGCACCTGGGCTAG
- a CDS encoding NADPH-dependent F420 reductase, whose translation MKIGIIGSGDVAQALGAGFTAKGHQVLLGTSSPAKLADWKAANGAAQVGSFADAAAFGELVVLAVKGHAAVAAVKAAGAQALAGKVVIDACNPIADAPPVNGVLQFFTGPNESLLETLQAEFAAVRFVKAFNSVGSGFMIDPQFEGGAPTMFIAGNDAAAKATVSKLLSSVGWDSADMGAATAARAIEPLCMLWCISGLLRNEWAHAFKLVKPVAAR comes from the coding sequence ATGAAAATCGGCATCATCGGCTCTGGCGACGTGGCTCAGGCACTGGGCGCAGGCTTTACAGCCAAGGGCCATCAGGTCCTGCTGGGTACCTCAAGCCCCGCCAAACTTGCAGACTGGAAGGCCGCCAACGGCGCGGCACAAGTGGGCAGCTTTGCCGACGCAGCAGCGTTTGGTGAACTGGTGGTGCTGGCCGTCAAGGGCCACGCCGCCGTGGCAGCGGTCAAGGCGGCGGGCGCTCAGGCCCTGGCAGGCAAGGTGGTGATTGACGCCTGCAACCCGATTGCCGACGCACCACCGGTCAACGGCGTGCTGCAGTTCTTCACCGGCCCCAACGAGTCTCTTCTGGAGACGCTGCAGGCCGAGTTTGCCGCCGTGCGCTTCGTCAAAGCGTTCAACTCGGTGGGCAGCGGCTTCATGATCGACCCGCAATTTGAAGGCGGCGCGCCGACCATGTTCATTGCCGGCAACGACGCCGCCGCCAAGGCGACGGTCAGCAAGTTGCTGAGCAGCGTGGGCTGGGACAGCGCCGACATGGGCGCCGCCACCGCCGCCCGCGCGATTGAGCCGCTGTGCATGCTGTGGTGCATTTCCGGCCTGCTGCGCAACGAGTGGGCGCATGCGTTCAAGCTGGTGAAGCCGGTGGCAGCGCGCTAG
- a CDS encoding LysR family transcriptional regulator, which produces MKNLQGLLAFVEIAASGSITAAADRLDLTAAAVSKSLAKLEQQLGVRLLNRSTRRLSLTQEGEGFLEDARQALRLLDEAVAGVSQSASTPTGKVRISVGMAFGRRWVLPALPVISTAYPGLAIDVDLDNRPVDLVAQGYDIGIRGGLIEDSSLIARRVCALPLVLLASPDYLRTAGVPGTVESLAQHRCAGVRLASGPPTPWMFKQPDGSRVEHTPQAQLTVNDPEALIDLALAGAGIVQGGLTHALPHLRSGALKLVLPGLHDTGVREVVVHYPHRRYLAPRVRVVVDALMAHFAASADMHLSVDGLVRDHPQLVAQALR; this is translated from the coding sequence ATGAAAAACCTGCAAGGCCTGCTCGCGTTTGTGGAAATTGCCGCCAGTGGCAGCATCACCGCCGCGGCGGACCGCCTGGACCTGACAGCCGCCGCCGTCAGCAAAAGCCTGGCCAAGCTGGAGCAGCAGTTGGGTGTGCGGCTGTTGAACCGCAGCACCCGGCGCCTGTCGCTCACGCAAGAGGGCGAGGGCTTTCTGGAAGACGCCCGCCAGGCCCTGCGCCTGCTGGACGAGGCCGTGGCCGGTGTCTCGCAATCGGCCAGCACGCCGACAGGAAAGGTGCGCATCTCGGTGGGCATGGCGTTTGGCCGGCGCTGGGTCTTGCCGGCACTGCCCGTCATCAGCACCGCCTACCCCGGCCTGGCCATCGATGTGGACCTGGACAACCGCCCGGTGGACCTGGTGGCCCAGGGCTATGACATCGGTATTCGCGGGGGGCTGATTGAAGACTCCAGCCTCATCGCGCGGCGCGTGTGCGCGCTGCCGCTGGTGCTGCTGGCCAGCCCCGACTACCTGCGCACGGCTGGTGTGCCCGGCACGGTGGAATCATTGGCCCAACACCGCTGTGCCGGCGTGCGTCTGGCCAGCGGGCCACCCACGCCGTGGATGTTCAAACAGCCCGACGGCAGCCGCGTGGAACACACACCACAGGCCCAGCTCACCGTGAACGACCCCGAGGCCCTGATCGACCTGGCCCTGGCCGGTGCCGGCATCGTGCAGGGTGGCCTGACCCATGCCCTGCCGCACCTGCGCAGCGGCGCCTTGAAGCTGGTGCTGCCCGGGCTGCACGATACCGGTGTGCGCGAGGTCGTAGTGCACTACCCGCACCGTCGCTACCTGGCGCCGCGCGTGCGCGTGGTGGTGGACGCGCTGATGGCCCACTTTGCCGCCAGTGCGGACATGCACCTCAGCGTGGACGGCTTGGTGCGCGACCATCCGCAACTGGTGGCACAGGCGCTTCGCTAA
- a CDS encoding sulfite exporter TauE/SafE family protein, with translation MITDPYFYAVTIPAVLLLGISKSGFGAGFGSLAVPMMALAVTVPQAAAILMPVLLLMDVLGIAAFRKDFDRALLRFILPFGVLGIIVGALLFKLLNAHTVAAIVGVFTLLFLAQRVAFPPKPDSPLPPKWLGAVLTTLSGFTSFVAHAGGPPINAYVIPLKLSPVKFTATMAFFFFVVNLCKWIPYAWLGLLDTRNMTTSLVLLPLAPIGVWIGVHWARRISQVVFYRFLYAGMFLTGVKLVWDGLVA, from the coding sequence TTGATCACCGATCCCTACTTCTACGCCGTAACCATCCCCGCCGTACTCCTGCTGGGCATCAGCAAAAGCGGCTTCGGTGCTGGCTTCGGATCCCTGGCCGTGCCCATGATGGCGCTGGCTGTGACCGTGCCGCAGGCAGCGGCCATTCTGATGCCGGTGCTGCTGTTGATGGACGTGCTGGGCATCGCCGCCTTTCGCAAAGACTTTGACCGCGCGTTGTTGCGCTTCATCCTTCCGTTTGGGGTGCTGGGCATCATCGTGGGGGCGCTGCTGTTCAAGCTGCTGAACGCACACACGGTGGCTGCCATCGTGGGTGTGTTCACCTTGCTGTTTCTGGCGCAGCGCGTGGCGTTTCCGCCCAAGCCCGACAGCCCTTTGCCGCCCAAGTGGCTGGGCGCGGTGCTGACCACGCTGTCGGGCTTCACCAGCTTTGTGGCGCATGCGGGCGGGCCGCCTATCAATGCGTATGTGATTCCGTTGAAGCTGTCGCCGGTCAAGTTCACCGCCACGATGGCGTTTTTCTTCTTTGTGGTGAATCTGTGCAAGTGGATTCCCTATGCCTGGCTGGGCCTGCTGGACACGCGCAACATGACCACATCGCTGGTGCTGCTGCCCCTGGCGCCGATTGGCGTGTGGATTGGCGTGCATTGGGCGCGGCGCATCAGCCAGGTGGTGTTTTACCGCTTCTTGTATGCGGGTATGTTTTTGACCGGGGTGAAGCTGGTGTGGGATGGGTTGGTGGCTTAA
- a CDS encoding YhcG family protein, translating to MKKTPNIPAIDKTESALLARICTLVESARNTVARGVDLVQVHTNFEIGRHIVEFEQQGQGRAEYGTQMLKRLAERLTAEFGSGFSATNLKLMRQFYALHAQRMGQTASGLFEIQTRQPIGQTLSDQLATTENRPFSLSWSHYVFLLGIKKADERSFYEIESTNQNWTLRELRRQFQSGLYERLALSRDQDGIRQLSQQGQIVSQPKDLLKEPLVLEFLGLSEQARFSESDLEAAIINQIEHFLLELGKGFLFEARQKRFTFDDDHFFVDLVFYNRLLRCYVLIDLKIGKLTHQDLGQMQMYVNYFDRYVKTDAEAATVGIVLCKKKREALVEITLPKDANIHAREYQLYLPSKEELQQKLVEWAEIDGESGA from the coding sequence ATGAAGAAAACGCCGAACATTCCGGCCATCGACAAGACCGAGTCTGCGCTTTTAGCCCGCATTTGCACTCTGGTCGAATCGGCCCGAAACACGGTGGCCCGTGGCGTTGATCTGGTGCAAGTGCACACCAACTTTGAGATTGGTCGGCACATCGTTGAATTTGAACAACAAGGTCAGGGCCGGGCGGAATACGGTACGCAAATGCTCAAGCGCTTGGCTGAACGGCTGACTGCCGAATTTGGCAGCGGCTTTTCCGCCACCAACCTCAAACTTATGCGGCAGTTTTATGCACTTCACGCCCAAAGAATGGGTCAGACAGCGTCTGGCTTATTCGAGATCCAGACGCGACAGCCAATTGGTCAGACACTGTCTGACCAATTGGCCACCACGGAAAACCGCCCGTTCTCCCTTAGCTGGTCCCACTACGTTTTCCTGCTGGGAATCAAAAAGGCGGATGAACGCAGCTTTTACGAAATCGAATCTACTAACCAAAACTGGACGCTGCGCGAACTGCGCCGCCAGTTCCAAAGCGGCCTGTACGAGCGCCTGGCCCTGAGCCGCGACCAGGACGGCATTCGGCAACTGTCTCAACAAGGGCAAATCGTCAGTCAGCCAAAGGACCTGCTCAAAGAGCCGCTGGTGTTGGAGTTCTTGGGGCTGTCGGAGCAAGCCCGGTTTTCTGAGTCTGACCTTGAGGCCGCCATCATCAACCAGATCGAACACTTTTTGCTGGAGCTGGGCAAGGGCTTTCTGTTTGAGGCCCGGCAAAAGCGCTTCACTTTTGACGACGACCACTTCTTTGTGGACCTGGTTTTTTACAACCGCCTGTTGCGCTGCTATGTGCTGATCGATCTGAAGATCGGCAAGCTCACCCACCAGGATTTGGGCCAAATGCAGATGTACGTCAACTACTTTGACCGATATGTCAAAACCGATGCCGAGGCCGCCACCGTAGGAATCGTGTTGTGCAAGAAAAAACGCGAGGCGCTGGTGGAAATCACGTTGCCCAAAGACGCAAACATCCACGCCCGGGAATACCAGCTCTATTTGCCGAGTAAAGAAGAACTGCAACAGAAACTGGTGGAATGGGCGGAAATTGATGGTGAAAGTGGCGCGTAG
- a CDS encoding VOC family protein, translated as MQLGYTILYVPDVPATLKFYEAAFGLTTRFLHESGDYGELETGSTALAFSAHRLMQQLGKNPQAASPTAPCFEIALCTPDVAAALARAIAAGATPMRPLEVMPWGQTIAYVADINGFLVELCTPMA; from the coding sequence ATGCAACTGGGCTACACCATCCTCTACGTGCCAGACGTGCCCGCCACGCTCAAATTTTATGAAGCCGCCTTCGGGCTCACCACGCGCTTTCTGCATGAAAGCGGAGACTACGGCGAGCTGGAGACGGGCAGCACGGCGCTGGCGTTTTCAGCGCACCGGCTCATGCAGCAACTGGGCAAGAACCCGCAGGCGGCCAGCCCCACCGCACCCTGCTTTGAGATAGCGCTGTGCACGCCAGATGTGGCCGCCGCGCTGGCGCGCGCGATTGCCGCCGGGGCCACGCCCATGCGCCCGCTGGAGGTAATGCCCTGGGGCCAGACCATTGCCTATGTGGCCGACATCAACGGCTTTCTGGTGGAACTGTGCACGCCCATGGCATAG
- a CDS encoding Fic family protein, whose protein sequence is MFPEKPPRRRTFLWQRPDWPQWRFDTAALAAPLAQVHRAQGHLAGRMAELGLAQRNQATLQALTQEVITTSAIEGEALNLDAVRSSIARRLGVDIGALAPADRNVDGVVDMVLDATHQHATPLTAERLFGWHAALFPTGYSGRVRIQVGAWRNDAAGPMQVVSGPVGREKVHFEAPPATALPTETAAFLQWFNAAPAGDALLHAGLAHLWLVTLHPFDDGNGRISRAVGDMALARAEGTTQRFYSLSAQIQRERKQYYDQLEASQRGTLDVTPWLNWFLACLLRAVQGADGLLAGVLDKAQFWQRWAGTPMNARQTLVLNKVLDGMEGKLTNAKWAAMSKCSADTALRDINDLLERGVLRRLDGGGRSTGYSLCVK, encoded by the coding sequence ATGTTCCCCGAAAAGCCCCCACGCCGCCGCACCTTCCTCTGGCAGCGCCCCGACTGGCCGCAGTGGCGGTTTGACACGGCTGCGCTTGCCGCGCCGCTGGCGCAAGTGCACCGCGCGCAGGGCCATCTGGCGGGCCGCATGGCAGAGCTGGGGCTGGCGCAGCGCAACCAGGCCACGCTACAAGCCCTTACCCAAGAAGTCATCACCACCAGCGCCATTGAAGGCGAGGCGCTCAACCTGGACGCTGTGCGCTCGTCCATCGCCCGCAGGCTGGGTGTGGATATAGGCGCGCTGGCACCCGCCGACCGCAACGTGGATGGCGTGGTCGACATGGTGCTGGACGCAACCCATCAGCACGCCACGCCCCTCACGGCCGAGCGCCTGTTTGGCTGGCACGCGGCGCTGTTCCCCACCGGCTACAGCGGCAGGGTGCGCATCCAGGTGGGTGCGTGGCGCAACGACGCCGCAGGCCCCATGCAAGTGGTGTCCGGCCCCGTGGGCCGTGAAAAAGTGCACTTCGAGGCCCCACCCGCCACCGCGCTACCCACAGAGACTGCTGCCTTTCTGCAATGGTTTAACGCCGCCCCCGCGGGCGACGCACTCCTCCACGCCGGGCTGGCCCACTTGTGGCTCGTCACCCTGCACCCGTTTGACGACGGCAACGGACGCATCAGCCGCGCCGTGGGTGACATGGCGCTGGCGCGTGCAGAGGGCACGACACAAAGGTTCTACAGCCTGAGCGCCCAAATACAGCGCGAGCGCAAACAGTATTACGACCAGCTAGAAGCTAGCCAGCGTGGCACGTTGGATGTCACCCCCTGGCTGAACTGGTTTTTGGCCTGCCTGCTGCGTGCCGTGCAGGGCGCAGATGGCTTGCTGGCCGGCGTGCTAGACAAAGCCCAGTTTTGGCAACGCTGGGCTGGCACGCCCATGAACGCACGTCAAACACTGGTGCTGAACAAAGTGCTGGACGGAATGGAAGGCAAGCTGACCAACGCCAAGTGGGCGGCCATGAGCAAGTGTTCTGCAGACACGGCGCTGCGCGATATCAACGACCTGCTGGAGCGCGGCGTGCTACGTAGACTGGACGGTGGCGGCCGGAGTACAGGGTATTCGTTGTGTGTCAAATAG
- a CDS encoding YdeI family protein — protein MSKPVHQTFETHEQLHTWLQANHASETELWVRIYKKATGQPSVTWEDCVVAAICWGWIDAVRKSLDDTSFLQRLTPRRARSNWSQKNVQHAERLIEQGRMQAAGLAHVEAARSDGRWTSAYAGSATMVMPEDFLAALQQDPAAHAFYATLKRASQFTIYYRLQNAKRPETRQKRMAEMLAKLARSESP, from the coding sequence ATGAGCAAGCCAGTACACCAAACCTTTGAAACGCATGAGCAGCTGCACACATGGCTGCAGGCAAACCACGCCAGCGAGACCGAGCTATGGGTGCGCATCTACAAAAAGGCTACCGGCCAGCCCAGCGTGACGTGGGAAGACTGCGTGGTGGCGGCTATTTGCTGGGGCTGGATCGACGCGGTGCGCAAGTCCCTGGACGACACCTCGTTTCTGCAACGCCTGACCCCGCGCCGCGCACGCTCCAACTGGTCGCAGAAGAACGTGCAGCATGCCGAGCGGCTAATAGAGCAAGGGCGCATGCAAGCCGCCGGCCTGGCGCATGTAGAGGCCGCCCGCAGCGATGGCCGCTGGACCTCCGCCTACGCCGGCAGCGCCACCATGGTCATGCCCGAAGACTTTTTGGCGGCGCTGCAACAAGACCCCGCTGCCCACGCTTTCTACGCCACGCTCAAACGCGCGAGCCAGTTCACCATTTACTACCGGCTGCAGAATGCGAAGCGGCCAGAGACGCGGCAGAAGCGCATGGCGGAGATGCTGGCTAAGTTGGCGCGGAGTGAAAGCCCTTGA